The DNA window CAGAGGGAACAGGTGCAGAACAGGGAGCGAATAATTCAGATTAGATCCACAGAAGCAAGGTTGCTGCTTGCAGGtagctatttaaaataaataaatgatgagttctggggtgagggaggaggtggagtagAGTTCTCAGCTGTCTAAGTCTGGGAAAAGGGTTTCTGATTGAAAAGTTTTGCTGAGCTGACACAAAACCATGAATCCTGCTGGGGCTTAAGTTAAATTAACAGGCTCCAGATGCGaacaagatcctcagctggtgttatcTGTTATAGCTTTATTGACCTTAATGGTTATATGCCATTATAcccattgaggatctggctccatcTCTCTAACGGAGCAATCGCATATCCTGGGGGAAATCTGATTCTAGATcgagacacatgcatctctattAATAAGGCATAAGATTGCTGGTCAGTCAGCCCAACATCTAAAGCATGAATGATGTTGGCAAGGCATTTACTGTGATTCTCACCTCAAATGTCCCAGCCTTTAGAAGATTGACCTGGTCGTGCTGGGAAAGATCTCGGAACCCTGGAATGCGTTTTGCGAACTCCACCACTTCTTTCACTGCAGGGGTGAAGCTCATTGAAAATTCTTCCCAGACTTCATGGCCAGACTTACTTGGGTCCACAAAGGGAGTCTTGCTCATTGGACAAACCTagaatttgcacacacacaaaaaaccctctTCAAATTATATTCCACATTTTAACCAATCTTTGAAAGAAACAGACTCGTTGCTTAGGAAATCATCGTGCTAATGATACAACAGATAAAATAGAAATATTCATTAGTTAAGTAACAGGGATATTTCATGCAGCTCCATTAAATATCAGTTTAAAATTTTGCTAACTTTGGCTGCTCCAACAATGTAATTAGGGAAAGCTGCTACCATGCAGGGAATCGAAACTGAACACCCCatttctgatctctctctctttggcttcTATAGTTATCCCTGAATCTGCCCTCACTTACTCCTCCGTAAACCAGGATCAAAGAATCTAAACTGCTTTTTTACTGCTGGAATGGGCGGGGAAGAGAATGCTAGTGGGAAAGCATGTTCAGACCCTGGCTGTCATCTCAAGGACAGCTGTGACAAAGAAACCCCAGTGTCAAGCAAGCTCTGCTCAGAGTTTAGGAGAGTAATCATGATACACCAGACTTGTCTGAAATCTAGGCAGACTAACAAGACTGAGACTACTTAGTAACGCTGTAAAGCCTACAGCGACAACTGGAGGTCTGAGCCCTGCTGGACTAGGCACTGGCCACATCAGTAAAGAAGTAGCTTACAAATAAGGGGATTCTCAGGAAGCTGAGAAAAGCTTGAAGGATTGTCAAAAATTAGGAGGTGGAAAAATTTAGCCAATTTGTACTTGAGGGTTTGCAATTATGGAGCATCACAGAACAAGAACTGGAGTATTTCCTATGTTCCCCCTACCAGTCTGTTCCATCTAGaaggacagaaagagagagtCTACTTTAAGGAAAAGGAGGCAGCTACTGCAAGttaagggaggggaaggggggatttAAAAATGGGGCAAAGGGAGGGAAATATGCAGCATTGTTGTTTGACTTAAATCAGTTAGGGTGATCAAAGAGGCTGCGATAAGGAAATGCTTTCTGGTATGATGCTGCTACTGAACACTCCTAGATGAGTGGGGATAAAGAAAGGGAGGGACCCGTGCTCGTAAATCCTATCACTGGCTCAGAGTTTAACTTGTTGTAGGGGTAGAAGGATAGGTTTGCCGTGGACAGCCTAGAACCCTCCAAATCCAACTGTTTTAAGTAGTTTCCATAAAAACACCTGctctcaaataaataaatcaataaatctagccctaataacaataaaataaaattaaaaaatgacctGCCGGACAAGATGAGCAAGTACTAAAAGACCCTAGTAAAAACAGACTTAAATCAACTAGATTGTCtctaaggatgaaatcctgaccccattgaagtcctCACTGACTTCCAGGGGGCCAAAGTTGCACCTCAGAACTTGTacttggatattttttaaaatatatttcaagttAGTGTATCTAactttgtaaattattttgaAGGTTTTATCCCCAAGAGAAAAAGGGTGGAAAAGAATTTAATGATTCATAGGGCTCACTTTTCCAAGAAACCTACTGTAACCCGATTTTCAACTATATCTTTTATGTACTTTAGTTGAAAATAGACTATCTGGCAGCTAAAAGTGTTGTTAGAAGAACCGTATCAAATTGCTTGATTTCAAATCCCATACACAGTGTAAGCTGCTGATCTGTATCTAGTAGTTCTTTGCCCCTAAACTCTGTTGGGTCCTATCTGGGTCTCCactatggaccaaattcatctgTATGCTACTTCACTGATTCTGGGGCTACATTTGGCCCCATCTGTATTTATAGATTaaaaaacatggaaaaaatgtCTCCCTGAACCAGCAACAACAGACATTACTGTACCAGGTGCATTCTCCCTCCAGTGTTGCGTGAGTATATATTTATGTTCTCATTTGCCAGAAACCCATCTTCTGGGATCCTTTCACACATTCTTTGAGTATAACCATTGGTAAAGTTGATACAGTGGCCATTTGTCAAACAAACGGTGCGCCCATTTGGATAATGCATTACATTTCTCCCTTTGTATTGTCCAGCAAGAAGTTGCTCACTTTCAGTATAATGGGTGTCACTAAGCCCACTGCTACAATAGTTACTATTCAAACTATATTGCTCAGGGTTCTTTGGAATTCTTTCCCCGCTCTGGGGCTGCCTGGCCTCAGCTGGGCTTTCTGATTGTTCCTGGTTGTACATGAAGGTGTCCTTGTGGGCTCTGGTCACCATACCAATCACTTCTTCCTTCGCAATgtcagagggaggaggaggagatggactTTTGATGTTTTCCAGCTCTTGTTGGGGTTTGGATGTAAGCTGTTCTTGAGACGATGGCAGCGCTTGCTCTTGATGTTCTGTTAATGTTTCATTTGGCAAGTGACCATTGAACTGGCTGTTCATCATGGTCTTCATGGCACTTTGCATTTCAATCAGCATCCTCTGTTTTTCATGTTTAGGAATGCGGCCAAATCGAAcagctaagaaagaaagaaagaaaaaaaaaaaaggttttagttacacatgtgcacaccAAATTCAGTCATGAAAACCACTACCCACAAAACAGATAATCTTGCCTTTTTACGCTCAGACACTAatcctgatctcatttgcatggctGTATATcagcagtaactccactgatgtcagtaaagTTAACCTAGTGTAAAGCTGGTGTCACATTAGAATCGGGTCCAAGATCATCTTGTTATGCACCACTGTTTATATGTAAAATGAAGGcagcaaaatatttataatataacaAAAGTATCTGTATGTCCCTTTTCTTGGTTATTCCAAACCAGGCCTGGTCTATACACACAGTTGCACCCAAATGTATGCTTTAAAACTGatgtagttaaatcagtgcaactttgtCTGAAATTGCTTTAAACCTGGTTTATATCGCGTTAGCTTACATTTGTTGGACTAGTTCACCCGACAGAACCAGTTTTAAACTGACATACGTGTTCTTGTCCAGAAGTCTGgcatttaattaaactggtttaCTTAAATCAATTGGGTACCAGCCTGTGTGTAGACAGCCCGATAGGGGTTGTAGTCAATGATACTCAGAATGACAGCacaattcttttaaataaagttcGAAGTTAATTCTCCCTGCCCAATGAGTGTTAAATTTGTTCCTGTTCAGTATGAATCTGAGGGAAATAAAAAGTGaaacatggtggggggggggggagggggagttctcAGCTCAATGAAATTTTGTGCTTTGGAAGCCAAACAATCTACATTTTCAGCACCTCACTAAAAACCATGGCACAAGGCAGACTTTCAGTGAGGCGTACGGTGATTTAGCAGTACAGTTTCAGTTACCATTAAAGTACTGCAGCTCTGTGCTTTTTCTTTGCACTGAAAACTTACTCCTGAAACTCTACTCTTTGTAATAGCCTTACGTTAAGTGACAATAAAAAGATAGCTTGCTGTGCGCCTGACCTAGCTCCTATtaaagtctttctattgacttcagtgagagctaaCTTGGGcaacatttccttttgtttaaaaataaaacctaggAAACGTATGCAATACTCTGGACAGGATGGTTCAGATTCttatctcagttacaccagtgtaactccacaaTAACCCCACTGCcaccaaaaatgttattttggatatacaccagtgtaactgagatcaaaaccTAGCCTAATACCCACAGAGGCGCTTAAAATAGTGTTTAACTCAGTAAAATAAACTAAGATTGTTCCATCAAGTCCCTCCATCTAGCAGCTGTAGCACATCCTATTGTATTAATCCCAAGTCCAGATGCTCAGAGAAGGGAGGGCTTTCTTAGCTATTTTATATATGGTGCTCAACATAGCCACACAGTGAAAAGACTAGCTAATCCACATGTAAGAGACAACATCAGTGTCAGAGTACAACAGGATTCAACTGTCCGTTTCTGCCTCCTTACGATCTTTGACACATTCTCTTTTGAGATGGGTGGCATGTGCAGCACAATTCACTTTTACAATGTCATTATTCAATTTAGGAACATACCATCTCTTGACATTCCAACAGACAAACATTTTTTGAAGCGGCACTGCTGGCATCTGTTCCTATTCATTCTCATTACAGAGCAGTTGGTATTCTTCAAGCACTTCTTATACTGAATGTTTTGCTGAATGCTTCTTCTGAAAAAACCCTGCAGATAAAAACCACAGCCTATTACCGTACATGTCAAATCTTCTATCAAGATCCAGCCATTTGCAAGTAAGCTTCACTTCCTCATATATACTTTCAGGGCCATAAGAAGTAGGCGCCACTCGTAGCACCTTACAACTTCTCATGACTGGTTTTCTCTCAGACAGTTTTGTTAGCACAGTGAAGCATAATGTGTAAGGAAGAACACGGTAGAATTAATACAATAAACTGGTTGTTTCTAACTATATATAACTGGTTGTTTCTAACTAATAAATTCTAAAAGTTTCCCCAGCAGTCAAAACTTAAGATCCAAGGATCTTCAGTATTATTATCCACATTATACTGATGGGGAACCAGCAGAgctgagaggttaagtgacttacccaagatcacacaggataTCTGTGGCAGGGAtagaaatagaatccagctctcctgactcccagccctgtatTTTAGCCACAAGACCACCTCTTGCACAATGTCTAGCCCCCTCCGTTCAAGAAAATAGCTTTCATATAACACCATTATTGCCAAAAGGTCCTTCACAGAATGGACCATTCATGGTGTTCCAGTGTCTGAGAACAGACCTTTGATCAAATCAGTGGACATGCAGGCAAACTAGTTTAGTTGTTCCGATGGGAAGGAATGGTGTATTCCCAAGCAGCTTGTCTTTTTAAATCAACCTGTGTATATTTTGAACTTTCTCAGATTAATGTTTTAATAGATTAATATAAATTTAACTTTTCAACATCATCACCTGCTTACCCCATGATTCCAATTGTTAACTACCCAGTGATTTGAAAACTAGCCAGCATCCACAACAGAAAGGAGACTATTATACTTTACCTTACAACCCTCACAAGCATGCACACCGTAGTGAAATCCTGAAGCAACATCCCCACAGACTTTACACAGGAGGATCATGCCATTAAATTCTAgaaacagaagagaagaaagtgaGCATGAAAATCCAATGGTAACATTCTCCCtcataggccttgtctatactggtgGCAGTACGTAtggtacatgtagctacacaccccAATGAAAAAGAGCGTGGacctgctggagcctttccctgcagtgaggaaaggctctggcagtgggacactacattGCAACATAGATAGGGAGCACTGCTTGTGCACATAGAGAGCCGCATAGGGTATATACCCTAGGGTTCATCCGGGTCTCTACTCTTCTTGTCTAAGCAGTGCCTCATTGTCTCCACTGCTATTTATACATGTGCTAGCTGGGCGTGCAGTGTATGTATTCTACAAGCCACTGCAAGTGCAAACCTACTCATAGAACACATTTCTGCCCCTTAAAATGTGCTTTGCAAATGAGATACTGCAAATCAGTTCAATGTACAAGAAAGAGAGGAGACAAAAACAAGAACACAGGAAAACCCTGTACAACTCAGCAGGGATTAATTTAGGAAGAATCGCTGGCTAGAATGGGGAGAACACACATACACTGGGCTAACAGtgaatttttaataaagtagCATTGCACTCAATGGtaggaaaaaaaagtctgcttacatttatgaatttttaaaaggatcaTTTAGGAAACTAGGTCACCAAAGTTTGGGCTCAATCTGTCTTCCCATCAGGACAAGGAAGCCCATATAAATGTTGCAGTTTCCCCAACTGAGAATAAAGatcttttcttaaaaacagaaatattaaaaGACACTGTTAACTTCAAAATCACATGTAGCAAACAAATAAGTTATTTTACCCTTTTACTAATAAAAACTTTGGCCACATCCTGCAACTGACTGCATGCAGGCAGTCCTCCATAGCCACACAGAGCCTCCCCATTGGGATGcacttgcagaatcaggaccttacATTCTTAAAGGTGAAAGGATTTTCTAAGTCCAATTTGCTTGCACTTCTTATGCTCTTTCtttatattttgcatgttttgttcCAGCTTGGATAATAAAGAATGGGACATTGCGAACTGTTCAGCATTGCCAAGTCTGCCAGTGACttcaggggagcagagctggactAATGCCGAGTGCTAGAGCCAGTTGGAAAAATTTCAGTGGAACCATTTTCCATCTGAGACTGCAGTTTCATTAAAGTTCATATTGAAGCCTAAACGATTAACCTGCTTGCTTGCATACATATATCTTTTGTACAAAGGATCTACTGTTAGCGACCCTTGTCTTTCTGTTTTGGAAAGCTCTAACATTACTCTCACTATGTCCCTATCCAATTTCTGCGCGTCTTTTAAATCCAGTATGTCAGCCTGTACAAATTTAGTTGTAGCTATAGGGCATCTGGGACTAGGGCAGTAACAGAACATTCCTGATCTTTTTCTTTCCAGAATTCCCCTGATCGGACTCCTTCTCGGGCTAATTTATCAGCCTTCCCATTTTCTGTAGCACAGGGGTCTAATTCcagtgagctttttttttttttttttacactttaaaCAGCCACCCTGGAACAGTGATTGCTACTGATAACCAGTGGATGTATTTCATCAGCGATGAACATTTATCTCCCAACATTTATCTCCCAACATGGTAGAAACTCTGTGAGAGAATTGCATACCCATACGGAGTCTGAAAACAGATACTTCGGTAGGGGGTGGTGAtggagaactgcacacagtactccagcacaCAAGCCACTGCTGCTAATTCAGCATATTGAACCAAACGTGGAATACATGAATATGCCTTCTCCCAGTGCTCTCCTTTCTCCTCGGGAGGAACTGCATAGATTCCAAACCCGGTATAAGGTTTGCCTTGATCATAATAACTACAACTGTCAACAAAGAAATGATACCTAATAATGGAATCTGTCTCCTGGATCAATGGTTGgaaaagcttttgtttttcctccgCCTTAGATCCAATTGATCAAGATCAGGACACATGCGACTCTCTTTCATATTTTGTCGGGCAGTTGATAACAAAAATGGTGTCCTAATAGGTTTTACTGCAATATCTTTCCCTTGCAGCAGTAATGCCCAGTGGGCTAGGCGAGCATCTGAGACTTGCCCATCTTTTACCCTATTGAACAGTAAGAACTGAAGGGGAGTGTGTGATAAGTGTAATACGATCGGGCTCAGGCCAATTAGAAAAGAAAAGTGTTGTATGGCTCAACTGGTTGCCAATAGGTACTTTTCACAATTGTTATACTTAAGTTCAATTGATGAC is part of the Dermochelys coriacea isolate rDerCor1 chromosome 2, rDerCor1.pri.v4, whole genome shotgun sequence genome and encodes:
- the NR1D2 gene encoding nuclear receptor subfamily 1 group D member 2 isoform X3, which codes for MILLCKVCGDVASGFHYGVHACEGCKGFFRRSIQQNIQYKKCLKNTNCSVMRMNRNRCQQCRFKKCLSVGMSRDAVRFGRIPKHEKQRMLIEMQSAMKTMMNSQFNGHLPNETLTEHQEQALPSSQEQLTSKPQQELENIKSPSPPPPSDIAKEEVIGMVTRAHKDTFMYNQEQSESPAEARQPQSGERIPKNPEQYSLNSNYCSSGLSDTHYTESEQLLAGQYKGRNVMHYPNGRTVCLTNGHCINFTNGYTQRMCERIPEDGFLANENINIYSRNTGGRMHLVCPMSKTPFVDPSKSGHEVWEEFSMSFTPAVKEVVEFAKRIPGFRDLSQHDQVNLLKAGTFEVLMVRFASLFDAKERTVTFLSGKKYSVDDLHSMGAGDLLNSMFEFSEKLSGLQLNDEEMSLFTAVVLVSADRSGIENVNSVEALQETLIRALRTLIMKNHPNEASIFTKLLLKLPDLRSLNNMHSEELLAFKVHQ
- the NR1D2 gene encoding nuclear receptor subfamily 1 group D member 2 isoform X1; this translates as MEVNAGGVIAYISSSSSASSPASCHSESSESSFQSSSSPVPSSPNSSTSESSCNSTSSEGSDGAPKNDQLDDAVKTSRSSAAGLTKGHGGLTKFNGMILLCKVCGDVASGFHYGVHACEGCKGFFRRSIQQNIQYKKCLKNTNCSVMRMNRNRCQQCRFKKCLSVGMSRDAVRFGRIPKHEKQRMLIEMQSAMKTMMNSQFNGHLPNETLTEHQEQALPSSQEQLTSKPQQELENIKSPSPPPPSDIAKEEVIGMVTRAHKDTFMYNQEQSESPAEARQPQSGERIPKNPEQYSLNSNYCSSGLSDTHYTESEQLLAGQYKGRNVMHYPNGRTVCLTNGHCINFTNGYTQRMCERIPEDGFLANENINIYSRNTGGRMHLVCPMSKTPFVDPSKSGHEVWEEFSMSFTPAVKEVVEFAKRIPGFRDLSQHDQVNLLKAGTFEVLMVRFASLFDAKERTVTFLSGKKYSVDDLHSMGAGDLLNSMFEFSEKLSGLQLNDEEMSLFTAVVLVSADRSGIENVNSVEALQETLIRALRTLIMKNHPNEASIFTKLLLKLPDLRSLNNMHSEELLAFKVHQ
- the NR1D2 gene encoding nuclear receptor subfamily 1 group D member 2 isoform X2, whose protein sequence is MGRGGVIAYISSSSSASSPASCHSESSESSFQSSSSPVPSSPNSSTSESSCNSTSSEGSDGAPKNDQLDDAVKTSRSSAAGLTKGHGGLTKFNGMILLCKVCGDVASGFHYGVHACEGCKGFFRRSIQQNIQYKKCLKNTNCSVMRMNRNRCQQCRFKKCLSVGMSRDAVRFGRIPKHEKQRMLIEMQSAMKTMMNSQFNGHLPNETLTEHQEQALPSSQEQLTSKPQQELENIKSPSPPPPSDIAKEEVIGMVTRAHKDTFMYNQEQSESPAEARQPQSGERIPKNPEQYSLNSNYCSSGLSDTHYTESEQLLAGQYKGRNVMHYPNGRTVCLTNGHCINFTNGYTQRMCERIPEDGFLANENINIYSRNTGGRMHLVCPMSKTPFVDPSKSGHEVWEEFSMSFTPAVKEVVEFAKRIPGFRDLSQHDQVNLLKAGTFEVLMVRFASLFDAKERTVTFLSGKKYSVDDLHSMGAGDLLNSMFEFSEKLSGLQLNDEEMSLFTAVVLVSADRSGIENVNSVEALQETLIRALRTLIMKNHPNEASIFTKLLLKLPDLRSLNNMHSEELLAFKVHQ